In the genome of Pseudobacteriovorax antillogorgiicola, the window TTGTTCCGAACCAAGAATTTACGATCTTCGCCGAACAAAAATCGCAGATTGTGAATACTCTTGAGTTGTATTGTTTCATAGGAGTACTCACAACTTGCATGAGGACAGTGTCCTACTCCAATATTTGCAAGTTTTGCTCCTTTTTTGGCGTCTAGTGTATCCTCAAGCTCAGTCTTTCCTTTAACCTTAAGCTGACCTTTCACCGCAATTTGATTCACTTCAATCGAGTCTGCTTTTAAGATATCCGCTTCTACAAACTTGGCGTTGAGTTTATCAATCTCAATCTTTCCGCTTGTGATATCTTGAACAAGCTTTTTAAGCGCTTCAACTTCTTTCTGAAGTAAGATTATTTTCGTTGATTGACTGATAAGCTCTCTCTGAATTTTGCTAGAGTCTTCACTACTTGGCCTTGCAAGTAATGCAGGCGAGCAAAAGCTAAGAATGAGACCAATACTCAGCATCGGATGTCTAAATTTTTTCATGGTTTTTCCCTATTTTATGGAGTTAGTGGAATGACTATATCAGACTCTTCCTTTGTCAGAGTCCCATTAATATCGCCGACGATATCGTGGACAACAAGATTTCCATTAATATCATTTCGATGGTCTCCCATTCGCCACCAAGCCTTAAGAGAAGAGCTTGATCGGTAATGTAGAAACTCTCCTAACAAGTTCTTTGGTCTACCACCTAAAGCTAGGGATTCAATTTCCATGTCTAATAGAGACTTTTGCCAAAAGCTCACCTCGTCGATACTTCCTGTAAAGAACCACCCTGGAACTGCTACATTTGAAGAGTTTTCTTTCCAATAACGAGCGCCGATAAACGTGGGCACAGTGGCAATATAAGCGCCACTTTCTTTAGTATCCAGAAGCTTACCATCCAAGAAAACTGAAAATTGAAAGACCCCGCCTACTTTTTGATTCCGAATCACAATGAAGTGCCAATTTCTATCTTTTATTGGCACAGACCGACTGGGAGTACCACCAACAATCCCATACAAACGACCATTGAAAAAGTTGATTTGATACTCCTTCTCCCCAATATCTCCTAGCCCCTTTCCCATGATTGAACCCTTAGTATCGTCACTAACAACACGAAACCAAGCACCTATGGTATATTCATCTGCTTGAGGAGATGTCTTTAAATTATCCACCGTTCCCAAGGATAATGCGTAATCCCCAGCAAACTTCGTGCTATATAAGTTGCTTATATAACCTTGGTTTTGATTTTTTAAATTTTCTATCTCCTTTTCGAGAATCAAGATCTTTGCTTTCTGGAGGGTTGAGTTCAGTTTTGAGGAGTTTGCTTTTACCGGACCGAAACTGAAAAGAATTCCGGCTAACACAATGGCCAAGATTTTCATAGCAATACCTGTTAGTTTACCTTAGTGCGACATAGTGAATGTGTAGACACAACCACGGGCTTAGCGAAGACACACTTTCAGCAAGGTTATTGCGAAAAAAAGAATCTATCGATTATGATTGAATCGCACTGCGGGCTCGGTGTAGTTACTACCCATTCTGTCACGCTAGGTTAGACTGATTACCCGCGCCTGGCCCAACTTATTACACCCCACTTCTCACATCCATCTATCGACACAGAGATAAACTATTGAGAGGCTATCGAGGTGCGTACTGAGAGATCCCGGGCTACCGGACCTTGAAAAGCGCACCCCTCCACTACTTCCAACTAGCCTAGCTCCTTCAAACGATTAGTAAACACACGCAATGATAAATACTATATGCAGCAAATACACGTAGTACAAACCGATATTAGATGCATTGCGACACCCTGCTAGACCCATCAGATTAGCTAGGTCTTTATAACAAACTTCACCGGATCAAGATTTCCAAATGGTAGCATCTGCAAAAAAGATTGAAACATCTCCGAGCCTGTTTCCATTCAACTAATCCCGACATACTCTGCGTGGGAAGTGAGCCAATCAGCTCAGACTGAAATCAATTAACTGGATGTTTAGCGCGTTGAG includes:
- a CDS encoding LamG-like jellyroll fold domain-containing protein, which produces MKILAIVLAGILFSFGPVKANSSKLNSTLQKAKILILEKEIENLKNQNQGYISNLYSTKFAGDYALSLGTVDNLKTSPQADEYTIGAWFRVVSDDTKGSIMGKGLGDIGEKEYQINFFNGRLYGIVGGTPSRSVPIKDRNWHFIVIRNQKVGGVFQFSVFLDGKLLDTKESGAYIATVPTFIGARYWKENSSNVAVPGWFFTGSIDEVSFWQKSLLDMEIESLALGGRPKNLLGEFLHYRSSSSLKAWWRMGDHRNDINGNLVVHDIVGDINGTLTKEESDIVIPLTP